In Ferroplasma sp., a single window of DNA contains:
- a CDS encoding dihydrodipicolinate synthase family protein: protein MKQLESIIPLITPFTNNRVDKQLAVDHGNDVLKGGMKYLFLAGTTGVGPSLSTQEKLDLLDAFSNIPDSIMLQVGSLNLEDSVEMARAAKKKKIHAVAALPPYYFTGFKREWLVKYYVKISSEYPTIIYNYPDTTGYNITYDIINDIKKAGGNVIGIKETTFDMNDILNTKMYVDNFKVYTGPDQYILSGFRLNLDGYVSGAGNYGYKIIKGIEENYDNERGDRYQFLLNELSGLSRKYGTISSIYDMVEIITGVDAGCPREPFFKMSEGDRLQLKNEINTLMEKYNFKL from the coding sequence ATGAAACAGCTTGAATCTATAATTCCATTGATTACCCCGTTTACAAATAACAGGGTTGATAAACAGCTTGCAGTTGACCATGGAAACGATGTTCTGAAGGGAGGGATGAAATATCTATTCCTTGCCGGAACTACAGGTGTAGGTCCATCACTTTCCACCCAGGAAAAGCTTGACCTCCTTGATGCGTTTTCGAATATTCCGGACAGTATTATGTTACAGGTAGGTTCACTAAACCTGGAAGATTCTGTGGAAATGGCAAGGGCAGCAAAAAAGAAGAAGATACACGCTGTCGCTGCACTTCCTCCGTACTATTTTACAGGATTTAAAAGGGAGTGGCTTGTAAAATACTATGTGAAGATATCCTCCGAGTACCCAACCATCATATACAATTATCCCGATACAACAGGTTATAATATTACATATGATATTATTAATGATATAAAGAAAGCCGGCGGAAATGTCATCGGAATCAAGGAAACAACCTTTGACATGAATGATATCCTGAATACAAAAATGTACGTGGATAATTTCAAGGTATACACAGGTCCAGATCAGTACATTCTATCAGGTTTCAGGCTTAACCTGGATGGATATGTTTCAGGTGCAGGAAACTACGGTTATAAAATTATAAAGGGCATAGAGGAAAACTATGATAACGAAAGGGGTGACAGGTACCAGTTCCTCCTCAATGAATTATCGGGGCTATCGAGAAAATACGGAACAATATCTTCTATATATGATATGGTTGAAATTATAACCGGCGTGGATGCAGGATGCCCCAGGGAGCCTTTCTTTAAAATGTCTGAAGGCGACAGGCTACAGCTGAAAAATGAAATAAATACCCTAATGGAAAAATACAATTTCAAATTATAA
- a CDS encoding helix-turn-helix domain-containing protein yields the protein MFIRIVLNHKKCWSQVLAKSTNIYGFLLGQKTHGDEITGTVAFYPLGKHTNWEEFFNRMKEETAVKKIEHIESYGKSRVFIVKFVNNLTNSVTALIEKYDVPFYREVFYRGLEIWDIFSWHENDGDLTRNLEQIADVVYFKELENINFPDPFIDGDLISNVHLLTYAIENGYYSNNKDINLGELARIFGTSKSNLSRKFKRFETYTLNYYLANHLQYMDIDRFAAKEKL from the coding sequence ATGTTTATCCGCATAGTATTGAACCATAAAAAATGCTGGTCTCAGGTTCTTGCAAAAAGTACTAATATTTACGGTTTTCTTCTTGGCCAAAAAACTCACGGTGATGAAATCACAGGGACTGTTGCATTCTATCCACTTGGAAAACATACCAACTGGGAGGAGTTTTTTAATCGAATGAAGGAAGAAACTGCCGTTAAAAAAATAGAGCACATAGAATCCTATGGCAAATCCAGGGTATTTATTGTTAAATTTGTAAATAATCTAACAAACTCTGTTACCGCTCTTATTGAAAAATATGATGTGCCCTTCTACAGAGAAGTATTTTACCGGGGGCTTGAAATCTGGGATATATTTTCATGGCATGAAAATGATGGTGATTTAACCAGGAATCTGGAGCAGATAGCAGATGTTGTATATTTTAAGGAGCTGGAAAATATAAATTTCCCCGATCCATTCATTGATGGAGATCTCATATCAAATGTGCATCTACTCACCTATGCAATTGAGAATGGATATTATTCAAATAATAAGGACATCAATCTTGGAGAACTGGCCAGAATATTTGGAACCTCAAAATCCAACCTTTCAAGAAAATTTAAGAGATTTGAAACTTACACACTTAACTATTACCTTGCAAACCACCTCCAGTATATGGATATAGACAGGTTCGCTGCAAAGGAAAAATTGTGA
- a CDS encoding CoA transferase — translation METSALDGIRVIECSFHLNGPFAGRLLAELGAEVIKVEPPEGEPNRHNSTTIKGESTFFMNYNANKKFITLNLKSTRGKEIFLDLIKNSDVFLDNFRPGVMDRLGLGYEVQKKYNPSLIYASSTGFGYTGPYTNDAAYDTTIQAMSGMMDLTGFPGDPPIRAAPAIMDISAGTYTALSILAALHYRDMTGNGQRIDIAMFDVAVNYMIGLYSQMQVGNVVKQGNAIPVLAPYNVYRTKDGWVVIVIGDDDKWKHFLEKIGESDYLEDKRLMHLPERTKNSGIVDKIISSWSIKNTSEYAVNLVVECGGAACKVRKLEELPDDPQVRARNMIVDTVHPIVGNFRTIGSALKMSETPGRVVTPGLPLGYNNIEIYRKILNLSENQISDLRKSGVI, via the coding sequence ATGGAAACATCTGCTCTGGACGGAATACGCGTAATAGAATGTTCTTTTCACCTCAATGGCCCATTTGCAGGAAGGCTTCTTGCAGAGCTCGGTGCAGAGGTCATAAAGGTAGAGCCACCTGAGGGGGAGCCGAACAGGCACAATTCAACCACCATAAAAGGAGAATCAACATTTTTCATGAACTATAATGCCAATAAAAAATTTATAACATTGAACCTCAAATCAACAAGAGGAAAGGAAATTTTTCTTGATTTAATAAAAAATAGCGATGTTTTTCTGGATAACTTCAGGCCGGGTGTTATGGACAGGCTGGGGCTTGGCTATGAAGTCCAGAAGAAATACAATCCCTCTTTAATATATGCTTCCAGTACCGGCTTTGGATATACAGGGCCCTATACTAACGATGCGGCATATGACACAACGATACAGGCGATGTCAGGCATGATGGATCTAACCGGTTTTCCCGGTGATCCTCCAATAAGGGCAGCCCCGGCAATAATGGATATTTCGGCGGGCACCTACACCGCACTTTCCATACTTGCGGCGCTTCATTACAGGGATATGACCGGAAATGGACAGAGAATAGATATTGCAATGTTTGATGTTGCGGTTAATTACATGATAGGGCTTTACAGCCAGATGCAGGTTGGGAACGTTGTAAAACAGGGGAATGCAATACCTGTACTGGCACCCTACAACGTGTACAGGACTAAGGACGGCTGGGTGGTTATAGTTATTGGCGATGATGACAAGTGGAAGCATTTTCTTGAAAAGATTGGAGAATCGGATTATCTGGAGGATAAAAGATTAATGCATCTTCCGGAGAGGACAAAAAATTCCGGGATTGTGGATAAAATTATCTCATCGTGGAGCATTAAAAATACATCAGAATATGCTGTTAATCTGGTAGTAGAATGTGGTGGGGCAGCATGTAAGGTTAGAAAACTGGAGGAACTCCCTGATGACCCCCAGGTGAGAGCAAGAAATATGATTGTTGATACAGTGCATCCGATTGTGGGGAATTTCAGAACTATCGGGTCAGCATTGAAAATGTCTGAGACTCCTGGAAGGGTGGTAACACCCGGTCTTCCCCTGGGATATAATAACATAGAGATATATAGAAAAATACTGAACCTTTCTGAGAACCAAATATCTGACCTGAGAAAGAGTGGAGTTATATAA
- a CDS encoding mandelate racemase/muconate lactonizing enzyme family protein encodes MKITEAETFLLNIPVSRINDSQYTVDSINLLVLRISTDAGIDGYGYNWHTSDGLDIVQKMFDEYVGPRLKGMDPLMRMKVENSLMETHNFGWDPRLGYNGIGVYITSLVDIALWDIMCKIKDMPLYKVLGAGSDRVEAYNTDGGWLSWSKEDLVKNAVRLKNSGYKSIKLKVGSRDPMDDYERVKSVREAIGYDIKLMIDANTKWDLETAVYMSRKLEKFDIYWLEEPLNPDDIRGHAELRSRTTIPIALGESITNLYSFRDYMVARAVDIIQVDVTKVGGITEWLKVASLSEAFGLNLYPHTNIQQPLHGQLVASVPNGKIVEHVDWLSDVWRYPVTPENGYFHLNKIKGAGSEVTEKAIEKFLVK; translated from the coding sequence ATGAAAATAACTGAAGCTGAAACATTTTTGCTGAATATACCGGTTAGTAGAATAAACGACTCACAGTACACAGTGGACTCTATAAATCTACTGGTGCTAAGGATTTCCACAGATGCAGGAATAGATGGCTATGGCTATAACTGGCATACCTCTGATGGCCTTGACATTGTACAGAAGATGTTTGATGAATATGTCGGGCCTCGATTAAAAGGTATGGACCCACTGATGCGCATGAAGGTTGAAAACTCACTAATGGAAACCCATAATTTTGGCTGGGACCCAAGATTGGGGTATAATGGCATCGGTGTTTATATAACCTCACTTGTTGACATTGCACTCTGGGATATTATGTGCAAGATAAAGGATATGCCACTGTATAAAGTGCTGGGTGCCGGAAGCGATAGGGTAGAGGCATACAATACAGATGGGGGATGGCTTTCATGGTCAAAAGAAGATCTCGTGAAGAATGCAGTCAGGCTAAAAAACAGTGGATACAAATCAATCAAATTAAAGGTAGGCAGCAGGGACCCTATGGACGATTATGAACGGGTAAAAAGTGTTAGGGAGGCTATCGGTTATGATATAAAATTAATGATAGACGCAAATACTAAATGGGATCTTGAAACTGCAGTATACATGTCCAGAAAGCTGGAAAAATTCGATATTTACTGGCTGGAGGAGCCATTGAATCCTGACGATATAAGGGGACATGCTGAACTCAGAAGCAGAACCACTATCCCTATCGCCCTTGGGGAATCCATTACGAACCTTTATTCATTCCGGGATTACATGGTAGCTAGGGCAGTAGACATAATCCAGGTTGATGTTACCAAGGTCGGGGGTATTACAGAATGGTTAAAGGTCGCCAGCCTTTCTGAAGCCTTTGGCCTGAATCTTTATCCACATACCAACATACAGCAACCCCTGCATGGGCAGCTTGTGGCCTCTGTTCCAAATGGTAAAATAGTGGAGCACGTTGACTGGCTATCTGACGTGTGGAGGTATCCTGTCACACCTGAAAACGGGTATTTCCACCTAAATAAGATAAAAGGCGCCGGTTCAGAGGTCACAGAGAAGGCCATAGAAAAATTCCTGGTTAAATAG